One genomic window of Parvularculales bacterium includes the following:
- a CDS encoding ABC transporter ATP-binding protein has protein sequence MSVLDIRNLNVAFETDSGDLHALRDVSFTVPKKKIVGVVGESGCGKSTLINTILGLLAQNGRVDGGKVIFNKQDLLRLGQAEMRQIRGLKISTVFQDPMGALNPVISVGKQMEHIQYRSPQNRADKKQRSVEMLRRVRIPDPEAALGRYPHEFSGGMKQRIAIAMALMMEPDLLIADEPTTALDATLEVATIELLKDLQEQIGCSVLFISHHLGVIAELCDDVVVMYAGEVVERGTTRQIFHTPLHPYTQKLLECDPARQADDNKAMPTIPGEIPDLHEAHEGCIFAPRCHERESICKKTPPEIARKKHIARCHKVTPC, from the coding sequence ATGAGCGTTCTCGATATCAGGAATTTGAATGTTGCATTTGAAACCGATTCCGGTGACCTGCATGCGTTGCGGGATGTCAGTTTCACTGTGCCTAAGAAAAAAATTGTCGGAGTGGTGGGGGAATCCGGTTGCGGGAAGTCAACGCTGATCAACACTATTCTGGGATTGCTGGCCCAGAACGGCCGTGTCGATGGCGGGAAGGTGATCTTCAATAAGCAGGATCTGCTCCGCCTTGGTCAGGCTGAGATGCGGCAGATTCGCGGTCTGAAGATATCTACGGTTTTTCAGGATCCAATGGGGGCTTTGAACCCGGTCATTTCGGTCGGCAAACAGATGGAACATATCCAGTACCGGTCACCGCAGAACCGGGCAGACAAAAAACAGAGATCTGTTGAAATGCTGCGCCGGGTCCGCATCCCCGACCCTGAAGCCGCTCTGGGGCGTTATCCCCATGAATTCTCCGGCGGCATGAAGCAGCGCATCGCCATCGCCATGGCGCTGATGATGGAACCCGACCTTCTGATTGCCGATGAGCCGACAACGGCGCTTGATGCCACTCTTGAGGTTGCCACCATCGAGTTGCTCAAGGATTTGCAGGAACAGATCGGCTGTTCGGTTCTGTTCATCTCGCACCATCTCGGTGTTATCGCCGAATTGTGCGATGATGTGGTTGTCATGTATGCGGGGGAGGTGGTCGAGCGCGGGACGACACGGCAGATATTTCACACCCCCCTGCACCCCTATACGCAGAAATTGCTTGAATGTGATCCGGCGCGGCAGGCTGATGATAACAAAGCGATGCCGACAATCCCCGGTGAGATACCCGACCTGCACGAAGCTCATGAAGGCTGCATCTTTGCTCCGCGCTGCCATGAGCGTGAGAGCATCTGCAAGAAAACCCCTCCGGAAATTGCACGGAAAAAACATATCGCCAGATGCCATAAGGTGACGCCATGCTGA
- a CDS encoding CocE/NonD family hydrolase — protein MIKSIETVWIPMPDGANLAARIWMPETAGKTPAPAILEYIPYRRRDQTRMRDESMHPVLAEAGYVSIRVDMRGSGDSDGLMLDEYTDIEIQDGVDVIAWIADQPWCDGNVGMFGKSWGAYTSFQVAAKQPPALKAIAPVMGTDDRWLEDVHFYGGVLANDNFWWGSIMQLYNALPPDPAVVGDKWRQMWKERLDNMCYWPALWLEHQTHDEMWRRGSISEDYDSIRIPVYFFGGWADLFRDTPFRIAQKLKSPVKILMGPWAHLYPHEAVPSPRMDFMAELIRYWDHYLKGDDTGLMDEPRFRFYVQDSTPPSSTRTTSEGVWVEDSEWPFRQSHDQVFHLNNGHLGAAPAAGEPMRIRSPQTFGSAGGDMCSFAIPGDMPADCRIDAAGALSFATPPLEDPLAILGQPSVTARISADKPQGFVCALLVDEAPDGAQTLITRGFANLMHRHSDTDPQPVTPGEEMEITIPLHGIGYRLAKGHRLMVQIASTYWPMLWPSPEPVTLTITPGVSCLHLPVCETAETAGRVLDEPDVLKATGITTLREGSMERSVKTDLMTGEHISRFFTDGGVFGPVGQRRIDETGTVMSSISDRIYRIHPDDPLSARAVMDQECVFERDDWNFTIKTTASMTADKDSFILHATVTCLDGDAIFHEVEWNHKIDRKGM, from the coding sequence ATGATCAAATCTATCGAAACCGTATGGATTCCGATGCCCGATGGCGCAAACCTGGCGGCCCGGATCTGGATGCCGGAGACAGCCGGGAAAACGCCCGCTCCCGCCATCCTTGAATACATTCCCTACAGGCGGCGTGACCAGACGAGAATGAGGGATGAATCCATGCATCCCGTGCTGGCTGAGGCGGGGTATGTCTCAATCCGTGTTGATATGCGCGGCTCGGGTGACAGCGACGGTCTCATGCTTGATGAATATACGGATATTGAAATTCAGGACGGCGTCGATGTGATCGCCTGGATTGCCGATCAGCCGTGGTGCGATGGCAATGTCGGCATGTTCGGAAAGTCATGGGGAGCCTATACGTCCTTTCAGGTTGCGGCTAAACAGCCCCCGGCCCTGAAGGCGATCGCCCCGGTTATGGGTACAGACGACCGCTGGCTTGAAGATGTTCATTTTTATGGCGGTGTTCTGGCCAATGACAATTTCTGGTGGGGATCAATCATGCAGCTCTACAACGCCCTGCCGCCAGACCCGGCTGTCGTCGGTGACAAATGGCGGCAGATGTGGAAGGAGCGCCTCGATAACATGTGCTACTGGCCGGCCCTGTGGCTCGAACATCAAACCCATGATGAAATGTGGCGGCGCGGGTCGATCTCCGAGGATTATGACAGTATCAGAATCCCCGTTTATTTTTTCGGGGGCTGGGCTGATCTGTTCCGCGATACGCCGTTTCGGATCGCCCAAAAGCTGAAATCACCGGTCAAGATACTCATGGGCCCCTGGGCGCATCTCTATCCGCATGAGGCGGTTCCCTCGCCACGGATGGATTTCATGGCGGAACTAATCCGTTACTGGGATCATTACCTTAAGGGGGATGATACGGGGCTTATGGATGAGCCGAGATTCAGGTTTTACGTGCAGGATTCAACGCCGCCGTCAAGCACCCGCACAACCAGCGAGGGTGTCTGGGTGGAAGACAGCGAATGGCCGTTCCGTCAGTCCCATGATCAGGTATTCCATCTGAACAACGGCCATCTCGGCGCGGCGCCTGCGGCAGGTGAGCCGATGCGGATCCGCTCACCCCAGACATTCGGCTCAGCCGGCGGTGATATGTGTTCCTTCGCCATTCCGGGCGATATGCCTGCCGATTGCCGTATTGATGCCGCCGGTGCGCTCAGTTTTGCCACTCCGCCCCTTGAAGACCCGCTTGCCATTCTGGGTCAGCCCTCGGTTACTGCGCGCATCAGTGCAGACAAACCCCAGGGGTTTGTCTGTGCGTTGCTTGTTGATGAAGCGCCTGATGGCGCGCAAACGCTGATAACACGGGGTTTTGCCAATCTCATGCACAGGCATTCGGATACGGACCCGCAGCCCGTTACCCCGGGTGAGGAGATGGAGATTACCATTCCGCTCCACGGGATCGGTTATCGTCTGGCCAAAGGCCACCGGCTCATGGTGCAGATCGCTTCAACATACTGGCCCATGCTTTGGCCATCACCCGAACCTGTCACCCTGACCATCACGCCGGGTGTGTCCTGTCTGCATCTGCCCGTTTGTGAGACTGCCGAAACTGCCGGCCGGGTTCTTGATGAACCTGATGTTCTCAAAGCAACCGGGATCACGACGCTGCGTGAGGGATCAATGGAGCGATCAGTTAAAACCGATCTGATGACCGGGGAGCATATCTCCCGTTTCTTTACTGATGGCGGTGTTTTCGGGCCTGTCGGGCAGAGACGGATTGATGAAACCGGCACTGTCATGAGCAGCATCTCCGACCGTATCTACCGGATCCATCCCGATGATCCGTTATCGGCGCGGGCTGTGATGGATCAGGAATGCGTCTTTGAGCGTGACGACTGGAATTTCACGATCAAGACAACCGCCAGCATGACAGCGGATAAAGACAGTTTCATCCTCCATGCGACCGTAACATGTCTTGATGGTGACGCCATTTTCCACGAGGTGGAGTGGAATCATAAAATAGACAGAAAGGGGATGTGA
- a CDS encoding ABC transporter permease: protein MKAFFRVMREPLGVLGISLVVVMVFGAVFADLLASADPSRISPRDRFQGPSWEHLLGTDQLGRDLFARVLHGSRIALAVALFATAVSLIIGTTLGLLAGYGPRWLDNMLILLFDSIKSFPTVMLALALVTLFGPSLTSVMIVVVLVNVPGYARIIRTQTLALKSAEFVTAAQSMGASTMRILRVHMLPNTIGPLLILASMDIPVVIAIEAGMSFLGLGVRPPTPSWGAILNDGFTAIRDTSWIAIAGGLPIILTTLGFTFLGETLRDIFDPRMKGRS, encoded by the coding sequence ATGAAAGCCTTCTTCCGGGTCATGCGGGAACCGCTCGGGGTGCTTGGAATCAGCCTTGTTGTGGTTATGGTGTTCGGTGCCGTTTTTGCAGATCTTCTGGCCAGCGCCGATCCGAGCCGCATTTCGCCACGCGACCGCTTTCAGGGTCCAAGCTGGGAGCATCTGCTGGGTACGGATCAGTTGGGCCGTGATCTGTTCGCGCGTGTCCTGCACGGAAGCCGTATTGCCCTTGCCGTGGCTTTGTTCGCAACTGCGGTGTCACTTATCATCGGCACAACACTTGGACTGCTGGCAGGATACGGCCCCCGATGGCTCGACAATATGTTGATCCTTCTGTTTGATTCGATCAAGAGTTTTCCCACCGTCATGCTCGCTCTGGCCCTGGTCACGCTGTTCGGGCCATCACTGACTTCGGTGATGATTGTGGTTGTGCTGGTCAATGTTCCGGGTTATGCGCGCATTATCCGCACCCAGACGCTGGCCCTGAAGTCGGCCGAATTTGTCACGGCGGCGCAGAGCATGGGGGCGTCAACGATGCGTATCCTGCGTGTGCATATGCTGCCAAACACCATAGGCCCGCTGCTTATTCTCGCGTCCATGGATATCCCCGTTGTCATTGCGATTGAAGCCGGTATGAGTTTTCTTGGACTTGGTGTCAGGCCGCCAACACCAAGCTGGGGCGCCATCCTGAATGACGGTTTTACCGCCATCCGTGACACTTCGTGGATCGCCATTGCCGGCGGCCTGCCGATCATTCTGACAACACTGGGCTTCACTTTTCTCGGGGAGACACTTCGGGATATTTTTGATCCACGCATGAAGGGGCGGTCATGA
- a CDS encoding ABC transporter ATP-binding protein encodes MLISGTNLEVTFRVGPLFRQQSLLAVAGVSFDIAEKETFALVGESGSGKTTLARAINGLQAVSAGQIHFDGGRIDNLSAGEMKSYRQQIAMIFQDPVGSLSPRMTVGDLITEPFKVHSIKCDEGKEVQRLLSLVGLPSDFSRRYPHQLSGGQARRVGVARAIALNPRLIIADEPTAGLDVSVQGEVLNRLKDLKGELGLSMLIITHNLHVVRRVADRMAVMYLGRFVEVNQTSEIFRAPAHPYTASLLSANPEPDPDSKRDRISLPADVPSLMARPGGCEFHTRCPWVEERCCQEAPSGVSPDNPVTCHFPLKPGAKPPKRPAGRERMGA; translated from the coding sequence ATGCTGATCTCGGGCACAAATCTTGAAGTGACCTTTCGTGTCGGCCCGCTCTTCCGGCAGCAATCGCTGCTGGCTGTCGCCGGGGTGAGTTTTGACATTGCCGAGAAAGAGACCTTCGCCCTTGTGGGGGAGAGCGGCTCGGGCAAAACCACTCTGGCCCGGGCCATCAACGGGTTGCAGGCCGTCTCGGCCGGCCAGATTCATTTTGATGGCGGGCGCATCGACAACCTTTCGGCAGGTGAAATGAAATCCTATCGTCAGCAGATAGCGATGATATTTCAGGATCCGGTCGGATCGCTGTCACCGAGGATGACTGTTGGTGATCTGATCACTGAACCGTTTAAGGTGCACAGCATCAAGTGTGATGAGGGCAAGGAGGTTCAGCGTCTGCTATCGCTTGTTGGTCTGCCTTCGGATTTTTCCCGGCGTTATCCGCATCAGCTTTCCGGCGGTCAGGCCAGACGTGTCGGCGTTGCCCGGGCCATTGCACTGAACCCGCGGCTGATCATCGCCGATGAACCTACGGCCGGTCTTGATGTCTCGGTTCAGGGCGAAGTGCTGAATCGTCTCAAAGACCTCAAGGGTGAGTTGGGCCTTTCCATGCTTATAATCACCCATAACCTGCATGTGGTACGCCGTGTCGCCGACCGGATGGCAGTCATGTATCTGGGCCGGTTCGTTGAGGTTAATCAAACCTCCGAGATATTCAGGGCGCCGGCGCATCCTTATACGGCATCCCTGCTGAGTGCCAATCCGGAGCCTGACCCTGATTCAAAGCGTGACCGCATTTCCCTGCCCGCCGATGTGCCGTCACTGATGGCACGTCCCGGCGGTTGTGAATTCCACACCCGCTGTCCCTGGGTGGAGGAGAGGTGCTGTCAGGAAGCCCCTTCGGGTGTTTCACCCGATAATCCTGTCACCTGTCATTTTCCGCTTAAACCCGGGGCGAAGCCGCCTAAGAGACCTGCAGGCCGTGAAAGGATGGGGGCATGA